One Brassica napus cultivar Da-Ae chromosome C4, Da-Ae, whole genome shotgun sequence genomic region harbors:
- the LOC106411413 gene encoding GTPase LSG1-1-like, which translates to MGKNEKTSLGRSLVKHHNHAIQETKDKGKHYKSQNKKVLESVTEVSDIDAIIEQAEEAERLYAIHHESATPLPINMDAGSSSSGVTAKEWKEQRMREEALHASSLQVPRRPPWTPKMNVEQLDANEKQAFLSWRRKLVSLEENEKLVLTPFEKNLDIWRQLWRVLERSDLIVMVVDARDPLFYRCPDLEAYAREIDEHKETMLLVNKADLLPPYVREKWADYFTRNNILFVFWSAKAATATLEGKPLKEKWTTSPETSHNTDDPSVKVYGRDELLDRLKLEAQEIAKRRKASAYSHRERVVVGFVGYPNVGKSSTINALVGQKRTGVTSTPGKTKHFQTLIISEELMLCDCPGLVFPSFSSSRYEMIACGVLPIDRMTEHREAVKVVAERVPRDVIEGVYNISLPKPKSYESRFRPPLASELLRTYCLSRGYVAASGLPDETRAARQILKDYIEGKLPHFAMPPEDDENETGETGDGGSVSEVSEEARGLGLDQVLEDLSSFDLANGLGSSKKKQVDSHKQHKKQPLRKN; encoded by the exons ATGGGGAAGAACGAGAAGACATCTCTAGGCCGATCCCTAGTGAAGCACCACAACCACGCGATCCAGGAAACCAAGGATAAAGGGAAACACTACAAGTCCCAAAACAAGAAGGTTCTCGAATCCGTCACGGAGGTCAGCGACATCGACGCCATCATCGAGCAAGCCGAGGAAGCTGAGCGTCTTTACGCTATTCATCACGAATCCGCAACGCCTCTCCCCATCAATAT GGACGCAGGTTCGAGCTCGAGTGGTGTAACGGCTAAAGAGTGGAAAGAGCAGCGGATGAGAGAGGAGGCTTTACATGCTAGTAGTCTTCAAGTTCCTAGAAG ACCTCCTTGGACGCCTAAAATGAATGTGGAACAACTTGATGCTAATGAAAAACAAGCTTTTCTCTCTTGGCGCCGCAAACTTGTCAG CCTCGAGGAAAATGAAAAGCTTGTGCTGACACCATTCGAGAAGAACCTTGACATATGGAGACAACTTTGGCGAGTTCTTGAACGAAGTGATTTG ATTGTTATGGTTGTTGATGCTAGAGATCCTCTGTTTTACCGTTGCCCTGATCTTGAg GCATATGCACGAGAAATTGATGAGCATAAAGAAACAATGCTTCTTGTAAACAAGGCGGATCTCTTACCTCCTTACGTCAG GGAGAAGTGGGCGGACTACTTCACCCGCAACAACATTTTATTCGTCTTCTGGTCAGCCAAAGCTGCTACTGCTACCTTAGAAGGCAAACCCTTAAAAGAAAAGTGGACGACATCACCTGAAACCTCACACAACACAGATGATCCTTCCGTTAAAGTATACGGAAGAGACGAGCTTCTGGATCGGTTAAAACTCGAGGCTCAGGAGATAGCGAAAAGGAGGAAAGCTTCTGCGTATTCGCACCGAGAACGTGTTGTGGTCGGCTTCGTTGGGTACCCTAACGTGGGGAAGAGTTCAACGATCAATGCACTGGTGGGTCAGAAGCGGACAGGCGTCACATCCACCCCAGGGAAGACAAAGCACTTCCAGACATTGATCATCTCCGAGGAGCTGATGCTCTGCGATTGCCCCGGTCTGGTCTTCCCTTCGTTCTCGAGTTCGAGATACGAAATGATCGCTTGCGGAGTGCTTCCGATAGACAGGATGACGGAGCACCGCGAAGCTGTTAAGGTTGTGGCTGAACGTGTTCCTCGAGATGTTATCGAGGGAGTGTACAACATCTCTTTGCCTAAACCCAAAAGCTATGAGTCTCGGTTCCGTCCACCTCTTGCCTCGGAGCTTCTTAGAACTTACTGCCTGTCTCGTGGGTACGTTGCCGCTAGTGGACTGCCTGATGAGACGAGAGCTGCTAGGCAGATTTTGAAAGACTACATTGAAGGTAAGCTTCCACATTTTGCAATGCCTCCCGAAGATGATGAAAACGAGACGGGCGAAACTGGAGATGGTGGTTCAGTGTCTGAGGTTAGTGAAGAAGCTCGTGGGCTTGGGCTTGATCAAGTTTTAGAGGATTTGAGCTCGTTTGATCTTGCAAATGGGCTTGGGTCTTCCAAGAAGAAACAAGTAGACTCGCATAAACAGCACAAGAAGCAGCCACTGAGGAAAAACTAA